The DNA region GCAGAAATTCCAGCAGCTCGGTCAGCTGGCGATCGATTAGGGACATGATCTAAGGCGAGTGTCCTTTGGCTATTGCGATCCTCGCATATCTGCGCAAATCAGTCTTATCACGCGCAATGCAATGAAAATAGCAGACATGCCATCCGTAGGCGACACCAAATAGCAAGGCGAAATCGTTCTTCACCCTAGTGGGCGGGCAGCCATACGTAGAAACCCGAATTGAGCTTCGCGTCCCGCTTCTGCGATTGTCCTCGGGAATTCTATTCGAGGAAGTTGTTGATAAAGTGAACAAACCCCATTCGAGCGGCGGTCTGACGCGATGGTTGAGAGTTTCGCTCGTTGCGTTGGCGATCGCGTTGGTAGCGAGACCGGCGGGCGCATCGGATACGCAGGTCGTCATCTCGGGTGGTCCCGACGGAACTACGCCCTTCAACGTCACGGACGACCTTTCCATATCGGTTAATGGAACCCCCGTTTACAGTGATGGTTCGGCGCCAGCAGGATCGCGGCAGCCGATCAATCTCGGGAAGATCTCCCAGGGCGACACGCTCCAATTCACCGTTACATCGCAAGAAGCCAGCGGCACCAGCGGCGGCGGCAACCTGATCCAGAACGGCAACTTCAACGGCTTGGCTGATTGGACTTCCGTCGCCGTCAGCAGCGGCGGCTTCAGCGGCTATCCGATGTTCGACTTGCGAGACGGCCAGCCCTGCAACTCGGTCGGAACATATCTCGGAATTGATGTACCCGGCGGCGCCGACGGGTACGTCGAGCAGACCATTACCCTGCCGCAGGGATCGTACTCTCTCAGTTTTCGATCATGGAACGATCTCGATGCGACCCTGGTGACGATATCGGTCGTAGCCGGCGGCCAGACAACTCAGCTCGATAGTTATTCTCCACCTTCGGTTTACGCCGACGACTCACTCGACTGCACCGACAATACGCCGATTACCAAGTCGTACGATCTCACGCGGTGGGCCGGTCAAACTATAACGATCAGGCTTGAAGCGACCTCCGACGGTTCCGACGGAACCATCGCAAACTTCACGAACGTCACGGTCGCCTCCAGCACGTGCCCTTCGATCGATGCACTCTATTTGAGCTGCACTCCGGGCGCTTCAGTACAACTTACGCAAGCGATGAATCAGGAATGCGGCAATAGTTCGCCGCTAACCTTTACGAGCAAGGTTCCAGACCTCTGCAGCGCGCTGAGTCTTACGCTCAACCCAGTAAAGATTCCCAACGACGGCAGCACTACGTACGCGACCGTCAACCTGGTCGATTCGAATCTGAAACCCGTATCCGGGCAGACCGTGACTTTCTCAGTACCTTCGTCTATCGGGACTCTCGTCTCAAACGCGCGGCAAACGACTGATCAGAACGGCAGCGCGCAAGTGCGGATCCGCGGTGCGAAGACCGAAGGACAGGGCGACATAACGGCTTCCGACGCGAGTGGCGATCACACGAGCGCGACGCTCACGATTCTACCGCCCGATCCGAATTTGCCCCACGGCCTAACCGTAGCTGACACGATCCGCCGTCCCGGCGAGACAGACCGCGATGTGCTCGAGCGTCTTTATCAAAAGGCGATCCCCTCGGGGGTCTTAGCCACCGGCTTCGGTACCGGTGTTCTTAACAACATCGGAGCCGCAGTGACATCTTTGCCGGGAATATCGAGTGCCGTTCCCCAATCGCTCCAGCAGGGTTTGTGGAGTGACTCATGCGGTGGCTACCAGGGGCAGGTCCTTGATCTGCTCAACGCACTCCATGGAGACGCGCAGACCGCCGGTTACTTCAACGACCTGGACTATGGACCTGTCCAATCCAATTTTGGCGGGCATCATGCGGTCGTGCTCTACGATCATGGCACCAACTATTATCAGACCGGCGAGGTGCTCGATCCTTGGATTGCTCAGCGCCCGGACATTTATTCGTGGGATGGCTGGGATGTTCTCAACCTGGAAACGGGCACCACAGATACCTCGACACAAAAGGGGCTATATCCGCTGACGGGCGGCAGCAGCTATCCCAGCCAGGGATCGAGAGCGCTCCAGGCGCCGCACCCGTATCGGCCGAGCGATCCGCCGTTGGACAACGAGACTTATACGCTCCAGGTCGTTGTCAGCGGTCCCGTGCAGGCCTATGTGGAGGACGGGCTGGGGCGAATAAATGGACTACCGCCGAGTGGCGGAGTGACGCAGATCCCCGATTCATGGCAATACTTACTGCCCGACAGCAACGGCGCTCTCTATACCTATTTTCTGCTGACAAATCGCAATGACTACAAGTTAACGCTTACCGGCGTCCGTAATGGTTCGGCCAATGTCGATGTCTCGTTGGGCGATCCTTTGCAAGCAACGCTCGCCAGTTACGACTACGACTCGATACCGGTGAGCAAGGGCGGTGTGATCACCATGCCGATGAGCTATACCTCGCTCGGCCAGCCGCTTGCGCTCTCGAGCGGAACGATCACGCCGATGCCGGCACCGCCGCCGGGCGTCACTCTGAACGGCTCGTCGGAAATAAAGGTCTCGGAGATCGCACCTGGTAATTTCGTTGGATCGCAGACGATTGCCGGGACTTTCGTGGTCACCAACGCGAGCGGCGGCACCGCCCAAATCAGTTCAGTGACAATCGCGCTCAATCACGCACACGAGGTTTCGGCACTAACTGTGGATAGCAGCGGGGGTTCGGCAATGCCCCTGAGCCAGAGTATCGGGGCGTCGAACGTCTTCAACTTCGATCCGCCGCTAACGATCAATCAGAACAGTTCAATGGGAATTCGTGTAACCACGACCGTGTCTACTGCTAAACCCGCTGCGGACGCGACGCTCATGGTTACTGCAGTGAGCTCATCACCAGTTGCCGCTGATGGACTTCCAGTTACCGTTTTTGGGCCAACCACCACGGTGACAGCGCTCAAGCCAATTGGCTCTGTCGAGCATAGTCCGAGCGCACTCGACTTCGGCATGCTCAAAGTCGGAACGACGAAGACCAAGATACTGACCCTCTCGAACCCGAAGCGGAATACAGGTCCCCTACAGATAGTGTCGGTAATGCAGAGCGCGTTCCCGACGACGACCGACTTCGCGATCGATGCGTCAGGCTGCACGAGCAGTCCGGTGGCACTCGGGAAAAAATGTCAAGTTGCAGTTACCTACTCGCCCAGCAAGACCGGC from Candidatus Binataceae bacterium includes:
- a CDS encoding choice-of-anchor D domain-containing protein — its product is MNKPHSSGGLTRWLRVSLVALAIALVARPAGASDTQVVISGGPDGTTPFNVTDDLSISVNGTPVYSDGSAPAGSRQPINLGKISQGDTLQFTVTSQEASGTSGGGNLIQNGNFNGLADWTSVAVSSGGFSGYPMFDLRDGQPCNSVGTYLGIDVPGGADGYVEQTITLPQGSYSLSFRSWNDLDATLVTISVVAGGQTTQLDSYSPPSVYADDSLDCTDNTPITKSYDLTRWAGQTITIRLEATSDGSDGTIANFTNVTVASSTCPSIDALYLSCTPGASVQLTQAMNQECGNSSPLTFTSKVPDLCSALSLTLNPVKIPNDGSTTYATVNLVDSNLKPVSGQTVTFSVPSSIGTLVSNARQTTDQNGSAQVRIRGAKTEGQGDITASDASGDHTSATLTILPPDPNLPHGLTVADTIRRPGETDRDVLERLYQKAIPSGVLATGFGTGVLNNIGAAVTSLPGISSAVPQSLQQGLWSDSCGGYQGQVLDLLNALHGDAQTAGYFNDLDYGPVQSNFGGHHAVVLYDHGTNYYQTGEVLDPWIAQRPDIYSWDGWDVLNLETGTTDTSTQKGLYPLTGGSSYPSQGSRALQAPHPYRPSDPPLDNETYTLQVVVSGPVQAYVEDGLGRINGLPPSGGVTQIPDSWQYLLPDSNGALYTYFLLTNRNDYKLTLTGVRNGSANVDVSLGDPLQATLASYDYDSIPVSKGGVITMPMSYTSLGQPLALSSGTITPMPAPPPGVTLNGSSEIKVSEIAPGNFVGSQTIAGTFVVTNASGGTAQISSVTIALNHAHEVSALTVDSSGGSAMPLSQSIGASNVFNFDPPLTINQNSSMGIRVTTTVSTAKPAADATLMVTAVSSSPVAADGLPVTVFGPTTTVTALKPIGSVEHSPSALDFGMLKVGTTKTKILTLSNPKRNTGPLQIVSVMQSAFPTTTDFAIDASGCTSSPVALGKKCQVAVTYSPSKTGTFQEKLVLIDNERKPQTISIDGVGK